Proteins encoded within one genomic window of Girardinichthys multiradiatus isolate DD_20200921_A chromosome 21, DD_fGirMul_XY1, whole genome shotgun sequence:
- the trim55b gene encoding tripartite motif-containing protein 55b, with the protein MENLEKQLICPICLEMFTKPVVILPCQHNLCRKCANDVFQAANPYLPTRSGSLTSGGRFRCPSCRHEVVLDRHGVYGLQRNLLVENIIDMFKQESSSSSRPTSESKEEMPMCDVHKEEKINIYCVTHGVPTCSMCKVFGAHKDCEVAPLSSISQEKRTELSDGIAMMVGNNDRIQGIVSQLQEACHVIEENGRRQKTKVCERFDQLYSMLEEKKREMSQKVTAKQEEKVNYIQSLTRKYGDHLEESCKIVERGIQTMEETEMAVFVKNAKDLLKKIEDASSTAHLDKVERDYEKMDHYKVDFRRERKALSSIDFIRDDDDKDEEEVDAEVGEGAQTVSGGTAVSETPGQPNAPQQITSSLSPTRSSAST; encoded by the exons ATGGAGAACTTGGAGAAGCAGCTGATTTGTCCCATATGCTTGGAGATGTTTACAAAACCTGTGGTCATACTACCCTGCCAGCACAACCTATGCAGAAAATGTGCCAATGATGTTTTTCAG GCTGCAAACCCCTATCTCCCAACCAGAAGTGGCTCGCTGACGTCTGGTGGCCGTTTCCGATGCCCGTCCTGCAGACACGAGGTGGTTCTGGACAGGCACGGTGTCTACGGCTTGCAGAGGAACCTGCTGGTTGAGAACATCATTGATATGTTTAAACAGGAGTCGAGCAG CAGTAGCAGGCCAACATCAGAGAGCAAGGAGGAAATGCCCATGTGCGACGTTCACAAGGAGGAAAAGATCAACATTTACTGTGTAACCCACGGCGTGCCCACGTGTTCAATGTGTAAGGTTTTTGGTGCCCACAAAGACTGCGAGGTGGCGCCTCTCAGCAGCATCTCCCAGGAAAAGAGG ACCGAACTGAGTGACGGGATTGCCATGATGGTTGGGAACAACGACAGGATCCAAGGCATCGTTAGCCAGCTACAGGAAGCCTGTCATGTCATAGAG GAGAACGGTCGGAGGCAGAAGACTAAGGTGTGCGAGAGGTTTGACCAGCTCTACTCCATGCTGGAGGAGAAGAAGCGAGAGATGAGTCAGAAGGTAACAGCCAAGCAGGAAGAGAAGGTGAATTACATACAGAGCCTGACAAGAAAGTACGGAGACCATCTTGAGGAGAGCTGCAAGATCGTGGAGAGGGGGATTCAGACTATGGAGGAGACAGAAATGGCTGTTTTCGTTAAG AATGCAAAGGATCTTCTTAAAAA GATCGAAGACGCATCCAGTACGGCACACTTGGACAAAGTTGAGCGCGATTATGAGAAAATGGATCACTACAAAGTTGACTTCAGAAGAGAACGCAAGGCTCTGAGCAGCATCGACTTCATCCGAG ATGATGATGACAAGGATGAAGAGGAAGTTGATGCAGAGGTGGGAGAAGGTGCACAGACTGTTTCTGGAGGGACTGCAGTTTCAGAAACCCCTGGGCAGCCTAATGCTCCCCAGCAAATAACCTCCTCCCTGAGCCCAACCAGGAGCTCTGCTTCAACCTAA
- the crhb gene encoding corticotropin releasing hormone b — protein sequence MKLNLFGTTVILLVAFLPRYECRAIESPGGPLRIPALQSQNSEQQQRQQQEQQQQPGPILERLGEEYFIRLGNGDSNSFPSLYYPGGSPSIFNRAQQLQLTRRLLQGKVGNIRALIGGFADRGDESMERRKRSEDPPISLDLTFHLLREMMEMSRAEQLAQQAQNNRRMMELFGK from the coding sequence ATGAAGCTCAATTTATTCGGAACCACCGTGATTCTGCTCGTTGCCTTCTTACCGCGCTACGAATGTCGGGCTATTGAGAGCCCAGGCGGTCCCCTGCGCATCCCCGCTCTCCAAAGCCAAAACTCCGAACAACAGCAGCGAcagcagcaggagcagcagcagcagccgggTCCCATTCTGGAGCGCCTCGGTGAGGAGTATTTCATCCGGCTGGGAAACGGGGACTCTAACTCTTTCCCATCCTTGTACTATCCCGGCGGATCCCCGTCCATCTTCAACAGAGCGCAGCAGCTCCAGCTGACGCGGCGCCTCTTGCAGGGGAAAGTTGGCAACATCAGGGCGCTCATTGGCGGCTTCGCCGACCGTGGGGACGAGTCGatggagaggaggaagaggtcCGAAGACCCGCCGATATCCCTGGACCTGACATTCCACCTGCTGCGGGAGATGATGGAGATGTCCCGGGCGGAACAGCTGGCCCAGCAGGCGCAGAACAACAGAAGGATGATGGAGCTGTTTGGGAAATGA